One window from the genome of Acanthochromis polyacanthus isolate Apoly-LR-REF ecotype Palm Island chromosome 21, KAUST_Apoly_ChrSc, whole genome shotgun sequence encodes:
- the tom1 gene encoding target of Myb protein 1 isoform X4 encodes MEFLLGNPFATPVGQMIERATGSSLPTEDWALNMEICDTINSSEEGPKDAVRAIKKRIVGNKNFKEVMLTLTVLETCVKNCGYRFHILVTTRDFIEGVLVRSIIPRNNPPAILHDRVLSIIQAWADAFRSSPDLTGVVSVYEDLRRKGLEFPMTELDGYSPVQASKKTLPGNGPAVTTLPAVLLSSKPPLIPPQTSELKLALEGSNALTPSQIKTLKTELGVVRSNLTMMSDMMSQLDPVTVKQADMELLEQLYTVCKEMQDRIVKIVPRLSEEKLIEELLATNDEMNTAFTRYHRFERRITNGQSTAQKSHTYVNLADLDLKSESFNQSGVVTSDSSLSLSKTDSLSSQMAKLSTSESDETLSHRVNVLTQQRPRNIEKPSITSVYKQPSQLCVACDHSEVDGLAQAQDGRLQNTGTIPITQSNVMDDIEKWLALDDEYDDFEDSDGVTSEEFDKFLAERAKAADRLPSLRASSQDINHSES; translated from the exons ATGGAGTTTTTACTGGGGAATCCTTTCGCCACGCCGGTGGGACAAATGATCG AGCGTGCGACCGGCTCCAGCCTGCCAACTGAAGACTGGGCGCTGAACATGGAAATCTGTGATACGATCAACAGCTCAGAGGAAgg CCCCAAAGATGCAGTCAGAGCCATAAAGAAAAGGATTGTAGGGAACAAGAACTTCAAGGAGGTTATGCTGACGCTTACT GTTCTGGAGACCTGTGTGAAAAACTGCGGCTACAGGTTTCACATCCTGGTGACGACGAGGGACTTCATAGAAGGAGTTCTGGTCCGGTCGATCATCCCGAGGAACAACCCTCCAGCGATCCTGCACGACCGAGTGCTCAGCATCATACAG GCATGGGCCGATGCATTCCGCAGCTCACCCGACCTGACGGGTGTGGTGTCGGTCTACGAAGACCtgcgaaggaaaggactggagtTCCCAATGACCGAACTGGACGGTTACTCACCGGTCCAAGCTTCAAAAAAG ACTTTGCCTGGGAATGGGCCTGCTGTTACTACTCTCCCTGCTGTGCTCCTGTCTTCCAAACCTCCGCTCATCCCACCTCAGACCTCTGAGCTAAAACTGGCCCTAGAGGGAAGCAATGCCCTCACTCCCAGCCAG ATAAAAACGCTGAAGACAGAGCTGGGAGTGGTGCGGAGTAACCTGACCATGATGTCGGACATGATGAGTCAGCTGGATCCAGTCACGGTAAAACAGGCAGAcatggagctgctggag CAGTTATACACAGTATGTAAGGAAATGCAAGACAGGATAGTGAAGATTGTCCCCAGACTCAGTGAGGAGAAGCTGATAGAAGAGTTACTGGCAACTAATGATGAAATGAACACAGCCTTCACTCGCTACCACAG GTTTGAAAGGCGAATAACAAATGGTCAAAGCACAGCACAGAAG AGCCACACATACGTCAACCTAGCAGACCTCGATTTGAAAAGTGAATCTTTCAACCAGTCAGGGGTTGTAACCAGTGACAGCTCACTCAGCCTGTCAAAAACTGACAGTTTGTCCAGTCAGATGGCAAAACTTA gCACAAGTGAATCAGATGAAACATTATCACACAGAGTAAATGTCCTAACTCAACAAAGACCAAG aaaCATTGAAAAACCCAGTATAACTTCTGTCTATAAACAACCCTCCCAGCTGTGTGTTGCTTG CGATCACAGTGAAGTGGACGGCTTGGCTCAAGCTCAAGACGGCAGACTACAAAACACTGGAACG ATTCCCATCACCCAGTCCAATGTAATGGATGATATTGAGAAATGGCTGGCGTTGGATGATGAG TATGATGACTTTGAGGACTCGGATGGTGTGACCAGTGAAG aatTTGACAAGTTTTTGGCAGAGAGAGCAAAAGCAGCTGATCGCTTGCCATCGCTGAGAGCTTCCTCACAGGACATCAACCATTCTGAGTCTTAA
- the tom1 gene encoding target of Myb protein 1 isoform X3, producing MEFLLGNPFATPVGQMIERATGSSLPTEDWALNMEICDTINSSEEGPKDAVRAIKKRIVGNKNFKEVMLTLTVLETCVKNCGYRFHILVTTRDFIEGVLVRSIIPRNNPPAILHDRVLSIIQAWADAFRSSPDLTGVVSVYEDLRRKGLEFPMTELDGYSPVQASKKTLPGNGPAVTTLPAVLLSSKPPLIPPQTSELKLALEGSNALTPSQIKTLKTELGVVRSNLTMMSDMMSQLDPVTVKQADMELLEQLYTVCKEMQDRIVKIVPRLSEEKLIEELLATNDEMNTAFTRYHRFERRITNGQSTAQKSHTYVNLADLDLKSESFNQSGVVTSDSSLSLSKTDSLSSQMAKLSTSESDETLSHRVNVLTQQRPSDHSEVDGLAQAQDGRLQNTGTDGSPASTRSSSPKLDWMIKRGMIPITQSNVMDDIEKWLALDDEYDDFEDSDGVTSEEFDKFLAERAKAADRLPSLRASSQDINHSES from the exons ATGGAGTTTTTACTGGGGAATCCTTTCGCCACGCCGGTGGGACAAATGATCG AGCGTGCGACCGGCTCCAGCCTGCCAACTGAAGACTGGGCGCTGAACATGGAAATCTGTGATACGATCAACAGCTCAGAGGAAgg CCCCAAAGATGCAGTCAGAGCCATAAAGAAAAGGATTGTAGGGAACAAGAACTTCAAGGAGGTTATGCTGACGCTTACT GTTCTGGAGACCTGTGTGAAAAACTGCGGCTACAGGTTTCACATCCTGGTGACGACGAGGGACTTCATAGAAGGAGTTCTGGTCCGGTCGATCATCCCGAGGAACAACCCTCCAGCGATCCTGCACGACCGAGTGCTCAGCATCATACAG GCATGGGCCGATGCATTCCGCAGCTCACCCGACCTGACGGGTGTGGTGTCGGTCTACGAAGACCtgcgaaggaaaggactggagtTCCCAATGACCGAACTGGACGGTTACTCACCGGTCCAAGCTTCAAAAAAG ACTTTGCCTGGGAATGGGCCTGCTGTTACTACTCTCCCTGCTGTGCTCCTGTCTTCCAAACCTCCGCTCATCCCACCTCAGACCTCTGAGCTAAAACTGGCCCTAGAGGGAAGCAATGCCCTCACTCCCAGCCAG ATAAAAACGCTGAAGACAGAGCTGGGAGTGGTGCGGAGTAACCTGACCATGATGTCGGACATGATGAGTCAGCTGGATCCAGTCACGGTAAAACAGGCAGAcatggagctgctggag CAGTTATACACAGTATGTAAGGAAATGCAAGACAGGATAGTGAAGATTGTCCCCAGACTCAGTGAGGAGAAGCTGATAGAAGAGTTACTGGCAACTAATGATGAAATGAACACAGCCTTCACTCGCTACCACAG GTTTGAAAGGCGAATAACAAATGGTCAAAGCACAGCACAGAAG AGCCACACATACGTCAACCTAGCAGACCTCGATTTGAAAAGTGAATCTTTCAACCAGTCAGGGGTTGTAACCAGTGACAGCTCACTCAGCCTGTCAAAAACTGACAGTTTGTCCAGTCAGATGGCAAAACTTA gCACAAGTGAATCAGATGAAACATTATCACACAGAGTAAATGTCCTAACTCAACAAAGACCAAG CGATCACAGTGAAGTGGACGGCTTGGCTCAAGCTCAAGACGGCAGACTACAAAACACTGGAACG GATGGCAGTCCAGCGTCCACCCGCAGCTCCTCACCAAAGTTAGATTGGATGATTAAAAGGGGAATG ATTCCCATCACCCAGTCCAATGTAATGGATGATATTGAGAAATGGCTGGCGTTGGATGATGAG TATGATGACTTTGAGGACTCGGATGGTGTGACCAGTGAAG aatTTGACAAGTTTTTGGCAGAGAGAGCAAAAGCAGCTGATCGCTTGCCATCGCTGAGAGCTTCCTCACAGGACATCAACCATTCTGAGTCTTAA
- the tom1 gene encoding target of Myb protein 1 isoform X5 — MEFLLGNPFATPVGQMIERATGSSLPTEDWALNMEICDTINSSEEGPKDAVRAIKKRIVGNKNFKEVMLTLTVLETCVKNCGYRFHILVTTRDFIEGVLVRSIIPRNNPPAILHDRVLSIIQAWADAFRSSPDLTGVVSVYEDLRRKGLEFPMTELDGYSPVQASKKTLPGNGPAVTTLPAVLLSSKPPLIPPQTSELKLALEGSNALTPSQIKTLKTELGVVRSNLTMMSDMMSQLDPVTVKQADMELLEQLYTVCKEMQDRIVKIVPRLSEEKLIEELLATNDEMNTAFTRYHRFERRITNGQSTAQKSHTYVNLADLDLKSESFNQSGVVTSDSSLSLSKTDSLSSQMAKLSTSESDETLSHRVNVLTQQRPSDHSEVDGLAQAQDGRLQNTGTIPITQSNVMDDIEKWLALDDEYDDFEDSDGVTSEEFDKFLAERAKAADRLPSLRASSQDINHSES; from the exons ATGGAGTTTTTACTGGGGAATCCTTTCGCCACGCCGGTGGGACAAATGATCG AGCGTGCGACCGGCTCCAGCCTGCCAACTGAAGACTGGGCGCTGAACATGGAAATCTGTGATACGATCAACAGCTCAGAGGAAgg CCCCAAAGATGCAGTCAGAGCCATAAAGAAAAGGATTGTAGGGAACAAGAACTTCAAGGAGGTTATGCTGACGCTTACT GTTCTGGAGACCTGTGTGAAAAACTGCGGCTACAGGTTTCACATCCTGGTGACGACGAGGGACTTCATAGAAGGAGTTCTGGTCCGGTCGATCATCCCGAGGAACAACCCTCCAGCGATCCTGCACGACCGAGTGCTCAGCATCATACAG GCATGGGCCGATGCATTCCGCAGCTCACCCGACCTGACGGGTGTGGTGTCGGTCTACGAAGACCtgcgaaggaaaggactggagtTCCCAATGACCGAACTGGACGGTTACTCACCGGTCCAAGCTTCAAAAAAG ACTTTGCCTGGGAATGGGCCTGCTGTTACTACTCTCCCTGCTGTGCTCCTGTCTTCCAAACCTCCGCTCATCCCACCTCAGACCTCTGAGCTAAAACTGGCCCTAGAGGGAAGCAATGCCCTCACTCCCAGCCAG ATAAAAACGCTGAAGACAGAGCTGGGAGTGGTGCGGAGTAACCTGACCATGATGTCGGACATGATGAGTCAGCTGGATCCAGTCACGGTAAAACAGGCAGAcatggagctgctggag CAGTTATACACAGTATGTAAGGAAATGCAAGACAGGATAGTGAAGATTGTCCCCAGACTCAGTGAGGAGAAGCTGATAGAAGAGTTACTGGCAACTAATGATGAAATGAACACAGCCTTCACTCGCTACCACAG GTTTGAAAGGCGAATAACAAATGGTCAAAGCACAGCACAGAAG AGCCACACATACGTCAACCTAGCAGACCTCGATTTGAAAAGTGAATCTTTCAACCAGTCAGGGGTTGTAACCAGTGACAGCTCACTCAGCCTGTCAAAAACTGACAGTTTGTCCAGTCAGATGGCAAAACTTA gCACAAGTGAATCAGATGAAACATTATCACACAGAGTAAATGTCCTAACTCAACAAAGACCAAG CGATCACAGTGAAGTGGACGGCTTGGCTCAAGCTCAAGACGGCAGACTACAAAACACTGGAACG ATTCCCATCACCCAGTCCAATGTAATGGATGATATTGAGAAATGGCTGGCGTTGGATGATGAG TATGATGACTTTGAGGACTCGGATGGTGTGACCAGTGAAG aatTTGACAAGTTTTTGGCAGAGAGAGCAAAAGCAGCTGATCGCTTGCCATCGCTGAGAGCTTCCTCACAGGACATCAACCATTCTGAGTCTTAA
- the gcat gene encoding 2-amino-3-ketobutyrate coenzyme A ligase, mitochondrial, whose product MSLGKAARSLVTPARGVLRSSAAAVNRSYAAVAEARALLENELDTIRAAGTWKGERIITSKQGPQISVDGSRGTILNFCANNYLGLSSHPEVVQAGIDALKVYGAGLSSVRFICGTQDLHKNLEQKLAQFHEREDCILYASCFDANAGLFEVLLGPDDAVLSDELNHASIIDGIRLCRAKRLRYKHMDLNDLEIKLKEAQSSRMRLVVTDGVFSMDGDVAPLQGICDLAEQYGAMVFIDECHATGFLGSRGRGTDELLGVMDRVHIVNSTLGKALGGAAGGYTVGPKPLIDLLRQRSRPYLFSNSLPPPVVGCATKAVELLLASNEIAQSMTAKTMRFRNNMTKAGFTIAGSAHPICPVMLGDARLASDMADDMLKLGVYVIGFSYPVVPKGKARIRVQISAAHTDEDIDRCVDAFIQTGRKHGVVS is encoded by the exons ATGTCTCTCGGAAAAGCTGCCCGGAGTTTGGTAACGCCGGCCCGGGGCGTCCTGCGCTCCTCCGCCGCGGCTGTGAACCGGAGCTACGCCGCCGTGGCCGAGGCCCGAGCGTTGCTGGAGAACGAGCTGGACACGATCCGAGCCGCGGGTACGTGGAAAGGAGAGAGGATCATCACCTCCAAGCAGGGACCTCAGATCAGCGTGGACGGCAGCCGTGGCA CCATTTTGAATTTCTGTGCCAACAATTACCTGGGGCTGTCCAGTCATCCAGAGGTGGTGCAGGCTGGAATCGATGCTCTGAAGGTATACGGTGCTGGACTGAGCTCCGTCAGATTCATCTGTGGAACACAG GATCTCCACAAAAATCTCGAGCAGAAGCTGGCACAGTTTCACGAGAGGGAGGACTGCATCCTGTATGCCAGCTGTTTTGATGCCAACGCTGGACTTTTTGAG GTGCTGCTGGGCCCAGATGATGCTGTGCTGTCTGATGAGCTAAACCACGCTTCAATCATCGATGGGATCCGTCTGTGTCGAGCAAAGAGGCTGCGCTACAAACACATGGACCTCAACGATCTGGAGATAAAACTCAAAGAGGCTCAG TCATCTCGCATGCGCCTGGTGGTGACAGATGGAGTTTTCTCTATGGATGGAGACGTGGCTCCTTTACAAGGAATCTGTGATCTGGCTGAACAGTATGGAGCCATGGTGTTTATCGATGAATGTCACGCGACTGGATTCCTGGGCTCCCGGGGCAG aggaacagatgagcTCCTCGGAGTGATGGACAGAGTTCATATTGTAAACTCCACTCTGGGAAAGGCACTGGGAGGAGCAGCAG GTGGCTACACAGTGGGTCCTAAGCCTCTCATCGACCTGCTGAGGCAGCGCTCGCGGCCCTACCTGTTCTCCAACTCGCTCCCCCCTCCCGTGGTGGGCTGTGCCACCAAGGCTGTGGAGCTGCTGCTAGCATCCAACGAGATCGCACAGAGCATGACGGCCAAAACCATGAG ATTCAGGAACAACATGACGAAGGCTGGCTTCACCATCGCGGGCTCGGCTCACCCCATCTGTCCTGTGATGCTCGGTGATGCACGGCTGGCCTCTGACATGGCCGACGATATGCTGAAGCTCG GAGTGTATGTGATTGGATTCTCCTACCCAGTCGTACCAAAGGGCAAAGCCAGAATCCGTGTACAGATCTCAGCAGCGCACACAGACGAAGACATCGACCGTTGTGTCGACGCTTTCATCCAAACAGGCAGAAAGCACGGAGTCGTCTCCTGA
- the tom1 gene encoding target of Myb protein 1 isoform X2 has product MEFLLGNPFATPVGQMIERATGSSLPTEDWALNMEICDTINSSEEGPKDAVRAIKKRIVGNKNFKEVMLTLTVLETCVKNCGYRFHILVTTRDFIEGVLVRSIIPRNNPPAILHDRVLSIIQAWADAFRSSPDLTGVVSVYEDLRRKGLEFPMTELDGYSPVQASKKTLPGNGPAVTTLPAVLLSSKPPLIPPQTSELKLALEGSNALTPSQIKTLKTELGVVRSNLTMMSDMMSQLDPVTVKQADMELLELYTVCKEMQDRIVKIVPRLSEEKLIEELLATNDEMNTAFTRYHRFERRITNGQSTAQKSHTYVNLADLDLKSESFNQSGVVTSDSSLSLSKTDSLSSQMAKLSTSESDETLSHRVNVLTQQRPRNIEKPSITSVYKQPSQLCVACDHSEVDGLAQAQDGRLQNTGTDGSPASTRSSSPKLDWMIKRGMIPITQSNVMDDIEKWLALDDEYDDFEDSDGVTSEEFDKFLAERAKAADRLPSLRASSQDINHSES; this is encoded by the exons ATGGAGTTTTTACTGGGGAATCCTTTCGCCACGCCGGTGGGACAAATGATCG AGCGTGCGACCGGCTCCAGCCTGCCAACTGAAGACTGGGCGCTGAACATGGAAATCTGTGATACGATCAACAGCTCAGAGGAAgg CCCCAAAGATGCAGTCAGAGCCATAAAGAAAAGGATTGTAGGGAACAAGAACTTCAAGGAGGTTATGCTGACGCTTACT GTTCTGGAGACCTGTGTGAAAAACTGCGGCTACAGGTTTCACATCCTGGTGACGACGAGGGACTTCATAGAAGGAGTTCTGGTCCGGTCGATCATCCCGAGGAACAACCCTCCAGCGATCCTGCACGACCGAGTGCTCAGCATCATACAG GCATGGGCCGATGCATTCCGCAGCTCACCCGACCTGACGGGTGTGGTGTCGGTCTACGAAGACCtgcgaaggaaaggactggagtTCCCAATGACCGAACTGGACGGTTACTCACCGGTCCAAGCTTCAAAAAAG ACTTTGCCTGGGAATGGGCCTGCTGTTACTACTCTCCCTGCTGTGCTCCTGTCTTCCAAACCTCCGCTCATCCCACCTCAGACCTCTGAGCTAAAACTGGCCCTAGAGGGAAGCAATGCCCTCACTCCCAGCCAG ATAAAAACGCTGAAGACAGAGCTGGGAGTGGTGCGGAGTAACCTGACCATGATGTCGGACATGATGAGTCAGCTGGATCCAGTCACGGTAAAACAGGCAGAcatggagctgctggag TTATACACAGTATGTAAGGAAATGCAAGACAGGATAGTGAAGATTGTCCCCAGACTCAGTGAGGAGAAGCTGATAGAAGAGTTACTGGCAACTAATGATGAAATGAACACAGCCTTCACTCGCTACCACAG GTTTGAAAGGCGAATAACAAATGGTCAAAGCACAGCACAGAAG AGCCACACATACGTCAACCTAGCAGACCTCGATTTGAAAAGTGAATCTTTCAACCAGTCAGGGGTTGTAACCAGTGACAGCTCACTCAGCCTGTCAAAAACTGACAGTTTGTCCAGTCAGATGGCAAAACTTA gCACAAGTGAATCAGATGAAACATTATCACACAGAGTAAATGTCCTAACTCAACAAAGACCAAG aaaCATTGAAAAACCCAGTATAACTTCTGTCTATAAACAACCCTCCCAGCTGTGTGTTGCTTG CGATCACAGTGAAGTGGACGGCTTGGCTCAAGCTCAAGACGGCAGACTACAAAACACTGGAACG GATGGCAGTCCAGCGTCCACCCGCAGCTCCTCACCAAAGTTAGATTGGATGATTAAAAGGGGAATG ATTCCCATCACCCAGTCCAATGTAATGGATGATATTGAGAAATGGCTGGCGTTGGATGATGAG TATGATGACTTTGAGGACTCGGATGGTGTGACCAGTGAAG aatTTGACAAGTTTTTGGCAGAGAGAGCAAAAGCAGCTGATCGCTTGCCATCGCTGAGAGCTTCCTCACAGGACATCAACCATTCTGAGTCTTAA
- the tom1 gene encoding target of Myb protein 1 isoform X1 produces MEFLLGNPFATPVGQMIERATGSSLPTEDWALNMEICDTINSSEEGPKDAVRAIKKRIVGNKNFKEVMLTLTVLETCVKNCGYRFHILVTTRDFIEGVLVRSIIPRNNPPAILHDRVLSIIQAWADAFRSSPDLTGVVSVYEDLRRKGLEFPMTELDGYSPVQASKKTLPGNGPAVTTLPAVLLSSKPPLIPPQTSELKLALEGSNALTPSQIKTLKTELGVVRSNLTMMSDMMSQLDPVTVKQADMELLEQLYTVCKEMQDRIVKIVPRLSEEKLIEELLATNDEMNTAFTRYHRFERRITNGQSTAQKSHTYVNLADLDLKSESFNQSGVVTSDSSLSLSKTDSLSSQMAKLSTSESDETLSHRVNVLTQQRPRNIEKPSITSVYKQPSQLCVACDHSEVDGLAQAQDGRLQNTGTDGSPASTRSSSPKLDWMIKRGMIPITQSNVMDDIEKWLALDDEYDDFEDSDGVTSEEFDKFLAERAKAADRLPSLRASSQDINHSES; encoded by the exons ATGGAGTTTTTACTGGGGAATCCTTTCGCCACGCCGGTGGGACAAATGATCG AGCGTGCGACCGGCTCCAGCCTGCCAACTGAAGACTGGGCGCTGAACATGGAAATCTGTGATACGATCAACAGCTCAGAGGAAgg CCCCAAAGATGCAGTCAGAGCCATAAAGAAAAGGATTGTAGGGAACAAGAACTTCAAGGAGGTTATGCTGACGCTTACT GTTCTGGAGACCTGTGTGAAAAACTGCGGCTACAGGTTTCACATCCTGGTGACGACGAGGGACTTCATAGAAGGAGTTCTGGTCCGGTCGATCATCCCGAGGAACAACCCTCCAGCGATCCTGCACGACCGAGTGCTCAGCATCATACAG GCATGGGCCGATGCATTCCGCAGCTCACCCGACCTGACGGGTGTGGTGTCGGTCTACGAAGACCtgcgaaggaaaggactggagtTCCCAATGACCGAACTGGACGGTTACTCACCGGTCCAAGCTTCAAAAAAG ACTTTGCCTGGGAATGGGCCTGCTGTTACTACTCTCCCTGCTGTGCTCCTGTCTTCCAAACCTCCGCTCATCCCACCTCAGACCTCTGAGCTAAAACTGGCCCTAGAGGGAAGCAATGCCCTCACTCCCAGCCAG ATAAAAACGCTGAAGACAGAGCTGGGAGTGGTGCGGAGTAACCTGACCATGATGTCGGACATGATGAGTCAGCTGGATCCAGTCACGGTAAAACAGGCAGAcatggagctgctggag CAGTTATACACAGTATGTAAGGAAATGCAAGACAGGATAGTGAAGATTGTCCCCAGACTCAGTGAGGAGAAGCTGATAGAAGAGTTACTGGCAACTAATGATGAAATGAACACAGCCTTCACTCGCTACCACAG GTTTGAAAGGCGAATAACAAATGGTCAAAGCACAGCACAGAAG AGCCACACATACGTCAACCTAGCAGACCTCGATTTGAAAAGTGAATCTTTCAACCAGTCAGGGGTTGTAACCAGTGACAGCTCACTCAGCCTGTCAAAAACTGACAGTTTGTCCAGTCAGATGGCAAAACTTA gCACAAGTGAATCAGATGAAACATTATCACACAGAGTAAATGTCCTAACTCAACAAAGACCAAG aaaCATTGAAAAACCCAGTATAACTTCTGTCTATAAACAACCCTCCCAGCTGTGTGTTGCTTG CGATCACAGTGAAGTGGACGGCTTGGCTCAAGCTCAAGACGGCAGACTACAAAACACTGGAACG GATGGCAGTCCAGCGTCCACCCGCAGCTCCTCACCAAAGTTAGATTGGATGATTAAAAGGGGAATG ATTCCCATCACCCAGTCCAATGTAATGGATGATATTGAGAAATGGCTGGCGTTGGATGATGAG TATGATGACTTTGAGGACTCGGATGGTGTGACCAGTGAAG aatTTGACAAGTTTTTGGCAGAGAGAGCAAAAGCAGCTGATCGCTTGCCATCGCTGAGAGCTTCCTCACAGGACATCAACCATTCTGAGTCTTAA